One region of Polynucleobacter sp. SHI8 genomic DNA includes:
- the phoB gene encoding phosphate regulon transcriptional regulator PhoB, translating into MASSILIVEDEPSIAELISVNLSHEGFLPVRAFQADQAAMLMRDVLPDLIVLDWMLPGKSGIQFAKDLRNNDRTKDIPIIFLTARSEEMDKIAGLDAGADDYLTKPFSPKELVARIRAVLRRKSPQLTDEVIEINALKLDPTTHRVTFQNHDEMQKIELGPTEFRLLRFLMANPERVHARGQLLDKVWGDHVFVEERTVDVHIKRLRAALAPVGCENMIETVRGSGYRLTRNPSLVS; encoded by the coding sequence ATGGCCAGTAGCATACTAATCGTCGAAGATGAACCGTCCATCGCAGAACTCATTTCTGTTAATTTAAGCCACGAAGGTTTTTTACCTGTTAGGGCATTTCAGGCTGATCAAGCAGCGATGTTAATGAGAGATGTGTTGCCAGATTTAATCGTCTTAGATTGGATGCTTCCTGGTAAGTCTGGTATTCAGTTTGCAAAAGACTTGCGCAATAACGATCGTACAAAAGATATTCCAATCATATTTTTGACGGCTCGAAGCGAAGAGATGGATAAAATTGCAGGTTTAGATGCTGGCGCAGATGACTATTTAACCAAGCCATTTTCTCCCAAAGAGTTAGTTGCTAGAATACGTGCAGTTTTACGTCGCAAATCACCACAGTTAACCGATGAAGTGATTGAAATTAATGCTCTGAAATTGGATCCGACTACGCATCGCGTGACTTTCCAAAATCATGATGAAATGCAAAAAATTGAACTTGGGCCTACAGAATTTAGACTTTTACGCTTTTTAATGGCGAACCCTGAGCGTGTCCATGCTCGTGGTCAATTACTAGATAAGGTATGGGGAGATCATGTTTTTGTTGAAGAAAGAACAGTTGACGTTCATATCAAGCGTTTACGCGCAGCCTTAGCGCCAGTCGGTTGCGAAAACATGATTGAAACCGTTCGTGGCAGCGGTTATCGCTTAACGCGCAACCCTTCACTCGTTTCGTGA
- the pstS gene encoding phosphate ABC transporter substrate-binding protein PstS, giving the protein MRNKFLKLALVGALVSTSISAMAIDITGAGASFPAPVYSKWAEEYQKVTKNKVNYASIGSSGGIKQIREKTVDFGATDNPLKGADLDKDGMVQFPAVIGGVVAVVNLPGFAPGELKMDGDVLAAVFRGDITNWNAPQIASVNPGKKLPNQAITVVTRSDGSGTTAVFTDYLSKVSKAWADSVGQGATVKWPADSNVGGKGNEGVSANVTRVKGSIGYVEYAYAKLNKMTTLQLKNADGKYVSPSMDSFKAAAAGANWSSVPGMGISMTNQPGAASWPIAAASFILMYKNPANKEKSNEALKFFEWAFKDGGKIASDLEYVPLPASVTDMIAKNVWTQIAK; this is encoded by the coding sequence ATGCGTAATAAATTTCTAAAATTAGCTTTAGTTGGAGCTTTAGTTTCTACTTCAATCAGTGCTATGGCAATCGACATTACTGGTGCCGGTGCTTCCTTCCCAGCTCCAGTTTATTCAAAATGGGCTGAAGAATATCAAAAGGTTACAAAGAACAAAGTGAACTATGCTTCAATTGGTTCTTCAGGTGGTATCAAGCAAATCCGCGAAAAAACAGTTGATTTTGGTGCAACTGATAATCCATTAAAAGGTGCTGATTTAGACAAAGACGGCATGGTTCAATTCCCTGCAGTGATCGGTGGTGTTGTTGCTGTTGTTAACTTGCCTGGTTTTGCTCCTGGCGAATTAAAAATGGACGGTGACGTATTAGCTGCTGTATTTAGAGGTGATATTACAAATTGGAACGCGCCACAAATTGCTTCAGTTAATCCAGGTAAAAAATTACCAAATCAAGCAATTACTGTTGTAACGCGTTCAGACGGATCTGGAACTACTGCAGTATTTACTGATTATTTATCAAAAGTAAGTAAAGCATGGGCTGACAGCGTTGGACAAGGCGCTACTGTTAAGTGGCCTGCTGACTCAAACGTAGGTGGTAAAGGTAACGAAGGTGTTTCAGCGAACGTAACTCGTGTTAAAGGTTCAATTGGTTACGTTGAGTACGCATACGCAAAGCTGAATAAAATGACTACATTGCAGTTGAAAAATGCTGATGGTAAATACGTTTCTCCAAGCATGGATTCATTTAAAGCTGCAGCTGCTGGTGCTAACTGGTCCTCAGTTCCTGGAATGGGTATTTCTATGACAAATCAGCCTGGTGCAGCTTCATGGCCAATCGCTGCAGCGTCTTTTATCCTTATGTATAAGAACCCAGCTAACAAAGAAAAATCTAACGAAGCTCTCAAGTTTTTTGAGTGGGCATTTAAAGACGGCGGCAAGATTGCTTCTGATCTTGAATATGTTCCATTGCCTGCATCTGTAACAGATATGATTGCCAAGAATGTTTGGACTCAAATCGCTAAGTAA
- the folP gene encoding dihydropteroate synthase: MDLPLIKPTAWRCGRFYFDWLVTPSPVVMGILNVTPDSFSDGGKYFDYTRAIDHAYQMIEDGAKIIDLGGESTKPGAIPVSAQEEQDRIFPVLEQLQSAGVALSLDSYKSQTMQYALEIGVDILNDIRGFEDEANLAVARASKEVGLCVMHMQNNPQTMQEQPYYENVIQEVGQFLNNKVLQLSSLGIHPERVAIDPGFGFGKTTQHNLTLLHRLAELPLSGTTLLVGLSRKKTLRKILGDRVTDLTTASVAAALLAVERGAQVLRVHDVKPTVEAIQVWSAMHEEQLT, encoded by the coding sequence ATGGATTTACCTTTAATAAAGCCCACGGCATGGCGCTGTGGGCGTTTTTATTTTGATTGGCTTGTAACACCATCACCGGTTGTCATGGGAATATTGAACGTTACCCCTGACTCATTCTCAGATGGTGGTAAGTATTTTGACTATACTCGAGCCATCGATCATGCTTATCAGATGATTGAAGATGGCGCAAAAATAATTGACTTAGGTGGTGAGTCAACCAAGCCTGGAGCAATTCCAGTAAGTGCTCAAGAAGAGCAGGACAGAATTTTTCCTGTGTTAGAACAACTTCAGTCTGCTGGTGTGGCTTTATCACTTGACTCCTATAAATCTCAAACCATGCAATATGCTCTAGAAATTGGTGTTGATATTTTGAATGACATTCGTGGATTTGAGGATGAAGCCAATCTTGCCGTTGCTAGAGCCTCAAAGGAAGTTGGACTTTGCGTTATGCATATGCAAAATAATCCACAAACCATGCAGGAGCAGCCCTATTACGAAAATGTGATTCAAGAAGTAGGACAGTTTTTAAATAATAAGGTTCTGCAATTATCAAGCTTAGGAATCCATCCTGAACGAGTTGCGATTGATCCAGGCTTTGGCTTTGGGAAAACCACGCAACATAATCTGACTCTGTTGCATCGTTTGGCTGAACTCCCCTTGAGTGGAACTACATTGCTGGTGGGGTTATCAAGAAAAAAAACTTTAAGAAAAATATTGGGAGATCGAGTGACTGATCTCACAACAGCGAGTGTGGCGGCCGCTTTATTAGCTGTAGAAAGAGGCGCTCAAGTTCTCCGTGTGCATGATGTAAAACCCACCGTGGAAGCAATACAGGTATGGTCTGCGATGCATGAAGAGCAGTTAACTTGA
- the glmM gene encoding phosphoglucosamine mutase — translation MNRKYFGTDGIRGEVGIAPITPDFVMRLGYAAGKVFARLGGGHGRATVLIGKDTRISGYMLESALEAGFTAAGVDVVLCGPTPTPGVAYLTRALRLSAGVVISASHNPYQDNGIKFFSADGDKLADVIENQIESMLDEPFVCATSMEMGKVRRLDDAAGRYIEFCKSTFPNQFDLHGLKLVVDCAHGAAYHIAPNVFHELGAEVIAIGNQPNGMNINDGVGATAPQACISEVKASGADYGIALDGDADRLQMVDAQGNLFNGDELLYLVAKDRIESGKEVRGAVGTLMTNFAIEKAFQELGVPFERAAVGDRYVLEKLKQHDWMMGGESSGHLIFLDKHTTGDGIVAALQVLATIRRSGKGIRERLSSVQLFPQVLINVRYKKSFDWKNDHALQEVHNRVMEELGSNGRVLVRASGTEPVLRVMVEAKTHEIAESFAQRIAEKIPVG, via the coding sequence ATGAACAGAAAATATTTTGGTACAGATGGTATTCGTGGTGAGGTGGGAATAGCCCCTATTACTCCCGACTTTGTGATGCGCTTAGGTTATGCTGCAGGTAAAGTCTTTGCTCGTCTAGGTGGTGGTCACGGACGTGCAACCGTACTTATCGGTAAAGATACCCGTATTTCAGGATATATGTTGGAATCTGCTTTAGAGGCTGGTTTTACTGCAGCAGGTGTTGATGTGGTTTTATGTGGACCTACCCCAACTCCCGGAGTTGCTTATCTCACAAGGGCATTGCGCTTATCGGCGGGGGTGGTTATTTCAGCATCGCATAATCCTTATCAAGATAATGGCATTAAATTTTTCTCAGCTGACGGTGATAAGTTGGCGGATGTGATTGAAAATCAAATTGAGAGTATGTTGGACGAGCCATTTGTTTGCGCCACATCGATGGAGATGGGTAAAGTTCGTCGACTAGATGATGCTGCTGGCCGTTATATTGAATTTTGTAAAAGTACCTTTCCTAATCAATTTGACTTGCATGGCCTCAAGCTTGTTGTAGATTGCGCCCATGGTGCTGCCTACCATATCGCCCCTAATGTTTTTCATGAATTAGGAGCAGAGGTTATAGCGATTGGTAATCAACCGAATGGTATGAATATCAATGATGGCGTTGGTGCAACAGCACCCCAAGCTTGTATATCTGAAGTCAAAGCATCAGGAGCCGATTACGGCATAGCACTGGATGGTGATGCAGATCGCTTGCAAATGGTTGATGCCCAAGGTAACTTGTTTAATGGAGACGAATTATTGTATTTAGTTGCTAAAGACCGCATTGAGTCTGGCAAAGAGGTGCGTGGGGCAGTTGGCACATTAATGACCAACTTCGCCATTGAAAAAGCATTTCAGGAACTTGGAGTGCCATTTGAGAGGGCTGCGGTGGGTGATCGCTATGTACTGGAAAAACTCAAGCAGCATGATTGGATGATGGGTGGGGAAAGTTCTGGTCACCTTATTTTCTTGGATAAGCATACAACTGGAGACGGTATTGTGGCCGCACTACAGGTTTTAGCGACAATTCGTCGGAGTGGTAAGGGTATACGCGAACGATTGTCGAGTGTGCAACTGTTTCCTCAGGTCTTGATCAATGTTCGTTATAAAAAGTCGTTTGACTGGAAAAATGATCATGCTTTGCAAGAGGTGCACAATCGAGTAATGGAGGAATTAGGGTCAAATGGACGGGTTTTGGTGCGAGCATCAGGTACTGAGCCTGTTTTAAGGGTCATGGTTGAAGCTAAAACCCATGAAATTGCAGAGTCTTTTGCACAGAGAATTGCTGAAAAAATCCCTGTTGGATAA
- the phoU gene encoding phosphate signaling complex protein PhoU: MTEKHLSSQFEADLNTISAHLLEMGGLVEAQVANAMKAFSTMDAELASEVLAKEKAVNDFEINIDKECAEILARRQPTAKDLRLVLAIAKAISNLERVGDEADHIAARIKKIAEVNAPYQINVAEIRIAGQMALGLLRRSLDAFARMDSKAAATIVADDLEIDNEFRGFVRKLNSYMSEDPRIISTALEILFIAKAVERIGDHAKNISEFVIYVDKGMDVRHLPHEQLIQEANK, from the coding sequence ATGACTGAGAAACATTTATCTTCACAATTTGAAGCTGATTTAAATACGATTAGTGCTCATTTATTAGAAATGGGTGGTTTAGTTGAAGCTCAAGTAGCTAATGCAATGAAGGCATTTTCAACGATGGACGCTGAACTCGCATCTGAGGTTTTAGCAAAAGAAAAAGCTGTGAATGATTTTGAAATCAATATTGACAAAGAGTGTGCTGAAATTTTGGCACGTCGTCAACCGACTGCAAAAGATTTACGCTTAGTTTTAGCTATTGCAAAAGCGATTTCAAATCTTGAGCGTGTAGGTGATGAGGCAGATCATATCGCTGCAAGAATTAAAAAAATTGCAGAAGTTAATGCACCATACCAAATCAACGTTGCTGAAATACGTATTGCTGGTCAAATGGCATTAGGCTTATTACGCCGTTCATTAGATGCTTTTGCTAGAATGGATTCTAAGGCTGCGGCAACGATTGTTGCAGATGATTTAGAAATTGATAATGAGTTCCGTGGCTTTGTACGTAAGTTAAATTCTTATATGAGCGAAGATCCACGCATTATTTCTACAGCACTTGAAATTTTGTTTATTGCTAAAGCAGTTGAAAGAATTGGTGACCACGCTAAAAACATCTCTGAGTTTGTGATTTATGTAGATAAAGGGATGGACGTGAGGCATTTACCGCATGAACAATTAATCCAAGAAGCGAATAAATAA
- the pstA gene encoding phosphate ABC transporter permease PstA has protein sequence MDIGIYNRRKRTNKIGLTLSMVAMLLGMVVLLWILFILFSKGFAALSGNFFTQSTPAAGSDGGGLANAIVGSLMMVVSCTLISTPIGVLAGIFMAEYGDRSKIAGITRFVTDIMLSAPSIVIGLFVYAILVAQVKHFSGWAGTMALSLLAVPVILKTTENMLRLVPGTLREAAYALGTPKWKVSFSVILRAAKSGVMTGILLAVARVSGETAPLLFTALNNQFFSTDMNKPMANLPVVIYQFALSPYENWVNLAWGGALLITLTVLGLNVLARVFFREKS, from the coding sequence ATGGATATCGGAATTTACAACAGAAGGAAGCGCACCAACAAGATTGGGTTAACCCTATCGATGGTTGCGATGTTGCTTGGAATGGTTGTGCTTTTATGGATCTTATTCATTCTATTTTCAAAAGGATTTGCAGCGTTGAGTGGCAATTTCTTCACTCAGAGTACACCAGCTGCGGGATCTGATGGTGGTGGACTTGCAAACGCTATCGTGGGTTCGCTCATGATGGTTGTGTCATGTACGTTGATCAGTACGCCGATTGGTGTTTTGGCTGGCATATTTATGGCCGAATATGGTGATCGCAGCAAGATTGCCGGTATTACACGATTTGTGACTGACATTATGTTGTCAGCCCCATCGATTGTGATCGGTCTTTTCGTATATGCGATCTTAGTTGCTCAGGTAAAGCACTTTTCAGGTTGGGCAGGAACAATGGCCTTATCCTTACTAGCAGTGCCTGTGATCTTAAAAACTACTGAAAACATGCTTCGTCTTGTCCCAGGAACATTACGTGAAGCAGCATATGCCTTAGGTACTCCAAAATGGAAAGTCTCATTTTCAGTCATTTTAAGAGCGGCGAAAAGTGGTGTGATGACAGGTATCTTATTGGCAGTTGCACGCGTGAGTGGTGAAACTGCTCCATTACTATTTACCGCCCTTAACAACCAGTTCTTTAGTACTGATATGAATAAGCCGATGGCTAACTTACCCGTTGTGATTTATCAATTCGCCTTGAGTCCATATGAAAACTGGGTGAATTTAGCTTGGGGTGGTGCATTACTTATTACTTTAACTGTTTTGGGCCTGAATGTTCTTGCCCGCGTATTTTTTAGAGAGAAATCATGA
- the pstC gene encoding phosphate ABC transporter permease subunit PstC encodes MTSMSSGIQLTPEMAKIVRNQKMQDFLFHKVTFFFASLVLIVLAGILVSLIMTSWPALKEFGPGFFFSDEWDVVNQKFGGLTSIYGTLVTATLALVIAVPLSFGIAVFLTEMCPNWLRRPLGTAVELLAAVPSIIYGMFGLFVFAPLFATYVQPFLTDTIGQVPVIGALFQGAPNGIGLLCAALILAFMVVPFITSVMRDVFEIVPPVLKESAYGIGCTTWEVVTRIVLPYTQAGVVGGVMLGLGRALGETMAVTFVIGNAHRIRASLFSPGSSIASTLANEFGEAEPGLHYASLFALGLALFIITFIVLSAAKWMLVRMEKQKGAKS; translated from the coding sequence ATGACTAGTATGTCCTCTGGAATACAACTCACGCCTGAAATGGCAAAAATTGTACGTAATCAAAAGATGCAAGATTTTCTTTTTCATAAAGTAACTTTCTTTTTCGCATCCCTCGTATTAATTGTTTTAGCTGGAATTTTAGTTTCTTTAATCATGACCTCTTGGCCTGCCTTGAAAGAGTTTGGCCCAGGATTTTTCTTCAGTGATGAATGGGACGTTGTCAATCAAAAGTTTGGTGGCTTAACCTCCATTTACGGAACTTTAGTCACAGCAACATTAGCGCTAGTGATTGCAGTGCCACTCAGTTTTGGTATTGCAGTGTTTTTAACAGAAATGTGTCCAAATTGGTTGCGTCGTCCTTTAGGAACTGCGGTTGAATTACTTGCAGCTGTACCATCAATTATTTATGGTATGTTTGGATTGTTCGTTTTTGCACCATTGTTTGCGACCTACGTTCAGCCATTTTTGACAGACACGATTGGTCAAGTTCCAGTGATAGGGGCTTTATTCCAAGGCGCACCAAATGGTATTGGTTTGTTATGTGCGGCCTTAATTCTGGCGTTCATGGTTGTGCCATTTATTACCTCTGTGATGCGAGACGTATTTGAGATTGTTCCCCCTGTTTTAAAAGAGTCTGCTTACGGAATTGGTTGTACTACTTGGGAAGTCGTCACACGCATTGTTTTGCCATACACACAAGCCGGTGTGGTTGGTGGAGTCATGTTAGGACTTGGACGCGCTCTCGGTGAAACGATGGCTGTTACATTCGTGATTGGTAATGCACATCGTATTCGTGCTTCGTTATTCTCACCAGGCTCATCCATCGCTTCTACCCTCGCAAACGAGTTTGGAGAGGCAGAACCAGGCTTACATTACGCTTCATTATTTGCATTGGGCTTAGCACTCTTCATCATCACCTTCATCGTACTTTCAGCTGCGAAGTGGATGCTTGTAAGAATGGAAAAACAAAAGGGAGCGAAGAGTTAA
- a CDS encoding RlmE family RNA methyltransferase codes for MAKNKFNKDWLQDHLNDPYVKMAQREGYRARAAYKLKEIDDQDHLIKAGMIIVDLGSAPGSWSQYARNRLVELGKNNSKVDPGKPDGKIVAIDLLPMEEIADVTFLLGDFREDEVIHELEKVIFPEGEIGLQKVDLVLSDMAPNLSGVAVADAARMGHLAELALEFSKMHLKEDGALLIKCFHGSGYSQIVESFKKVFKVVAPRKPLASRNRSAETFLLGRFLKSS; via the coding sequence GTGGCTAAAAATAAATTTAACAAAGATTGGCTGCAAGATCATCTCAATGATCCCTATGTAAAGATGGCTCAAAGAGAGGGCTATCGGGCTCGTGCGGCTTATAAATTAAAAGAGATTGATGATCAAGATCACTTAATTAAAGCGGGTATGATCATTGTTGACTTAGGAAGTGCGCCTGGTAGTTGGAGTCAATATGCAAGAAACCGTTTAGTGGAATTAGGTAAAAATAATTCTAAAGTTGACCCTGGTAAACCTGACGGCAAAATAGTTGCCATTGATTTATTGCCGATGGAGGAAATTGCTGATGTTACTTTTTTGCTGGGAGACTTCAGAGAAGACGAGGTTATACATGAATTAGAGAAAGTTATATTCCCAGAAGGTGAGATTGGCTTGCAAAAAGTTGATTTAGTTTTATCTGATATGGCACCAAACCTATCGGGAGTTGCCGTTGCAGATGCTGCGCGGATGGGGCATTTAGCGGAACTTGCATTAGAGTTCTCGAAAATGCACTTAAAAGAGGATGGTGCATTATTGATTAAATGTTTTCATGGCAGTGGTTATAGTCAAATTGTGGAATCATTCAAGAAAGTATTCAAAGTTGTGGCTCCTAGAAAGCCTCTTGCTTCCAGAAATCGATCGGCAGAAACCTTTCTGCTAGGGAGGTTTTTAAAATCTTCCTGA
- the ftsH gene encoding ATP-dependent zinc metalloprotease FtsH, with the protein MNNQTMQKVGIWLIVALVVFTFFKQFDKTPSQNQVTYSQFMDDAKAGKVRRVDVQGRTLQVTAVDGNRYNIISPGDIWMVGDLMKYGVQVTGKAEDEPNVFVSALYYLGPTILIIGFWFFMMRQMQGGGKGGAFSFGKSKARLIDENSNSVNFGDVAGCDEAKSEVAELVDFLKDPTKFQKLGGRIPRGVLLVGPPGTGKTLLARAIAGEAKVPFFAISGSDFVEMFVGVGAARVRDMFENAKKQAPCIIFIDEIDAVGRHRGAGTGGGNDEREQTLNQMLVEMDGFEANSGVIVIAATNRSDVLDKALLRPGRFDRQVFVGLPDIRGREQIIKVHMRKVPIHADVDAAVLARGTPGFSGADLANLVNEAALFAARRNKRAVDMSDFEDAKDKIYMGPERKSAVMREDERRNTAYHESGHAVVAKLLPKADPVHKVTIMPRGMALGVTWQLPEFDRVNLYKDRMLEDLAILFGGRAAEEVFLNSMSTGASNDFERATKMARDMVTRYGMSESLGTMVYVDTESESIFGRMNSKTVSEATQQKVDAEIRSLVDTQYALAKHLLETNRDKVEAMVVALLEWETIDADQVNDIMAGNPPRPPKVADPVNTSGGDSNSPTPSQGGAPATVV; encoded by the coding sequence TTGAATAATCAAACGATGCAAAAAGTCGGCATTTGGCTGATCGTAGCACTAGTTGTTTTTACCTTTTTTAAGCAATTTGACAAGACTCCTTCACAAAATCAGGTTACTTATTCACAGTTTATGGATGATGCCAAGGCTGGTAAGGTCAGACGCGTAGATGTCCAAGGAAGAACATTACAGGTTACTGCGGTAGACGGTAATCGTTACAACATTATTTCACCCGGAGATATCTGGATGGTAGGTGATTTGATGAAGTACGGTGTACAGGTCACAGGTAAAGCAGAAGATGAGCCGAATGTTTTCGTATCCGCACTTTATTACCTTGGACCGACTATATTAATTATTGGTTTTTGGTTCTTTATGATGCGCCAAATGCAAGGCGGCGGAAAAGGCGGCGCTTTTTCTTTTGGTAAATCTAAAGCAAGATTAATCGATGAAAATAGTAATTCAGTTAATTTTGGTGATGTTGCAGGGTGTGACGAAGCAAAATCTGAAGTTGCAGAATTGGTGGACTTTCTGAAAGATCCTACTAAGTTTCAAAAATTAGGTGGTCGAATTCCGCGCGGAGTTCTGTTGGTTGGTCCTCCCGGGACTGGTAAGACATTATTGGCCAGAGCAATTGCTGGAGAAGCTAAAGTTCCTTTCTTTGCAATTTCCGGGTCTGATTTTGTGGAAATGTTTGTCGGGGTGGGCGCTGCGCGTGTCCGTGACATGTTTGAAAACGCAAAAAAACAAGCCCCATGCATCATTTTTATTGATGAGATTGATGCAGTAGGACGTCATCGTGGAGCTGGAACTGGCGGTGGTAATGACGAAAGAGAACAGACATTAAACCAAATGCTGGTTGAAATGGATGGCTTTGAGGCAAATAGCGGCGTGATTGTTATTGCTGCGACGAATCGCTCAGATGTTCTTGATAAAGCACTTCTAAGGCCAGGTCGTTTTGACCGTCAAGTATTTGTTGGATTGCCTGATATTCGTGGTCGTGAACAGATCATTAAAGTGCATATGCGTAAAGTACCGATTCATGCAGATGTTGATGCAGCGGTACTTGCTCGAGGTACACCAGGGTTTTCTGGAGCGGATTTAGCTAACTTAGTTAATGAAGCTGCACTTTTTGCTGCCAGACGAAATAAGCGCGCGGTCGATATGAGTGACTTTGAGGATGCTAAAGATAAAATTTACATGGGTCCTGAAAGAAAATCTGCAGTCATGCGTGAAGATGAAAGACGTAATACGGCTTATCATGAATCAGGGCATGCTGTAGTAGCTAAGTTATTACCCAAAGCGGATCCGGTTCATAAAGTAACCATCATGCCACGCGGTATGGCTTTGGGCGTTACATGGCAACTTCCAGAGTTTGATCGTGTCAATTTATATAAAGACCGCATGTTAGAAGATCTCGCAATCCTTTTTGGCGGACGTGCTGCAGAAGAGGTTTTCTTGAACTCGATGAGTACAGGGGCTTCTAACGACTTTGAACGTGCAACTAAAATGGCGCGTGACATGGTGACTAGATATGGTATGAGTGAGTCATTGGGGACAATGGTTTACGTTGATACAGAATCAGAGAGTATTTTTGGACGCATGAATTCCAAAACAGTTTCTGAAGCAACTCAACAAAAAGTAGATGCTGAAATTCGTTCTTTAGTTGATACTCAATATGCGTTAGCCAAACACTTACTTGAAACAAATCGAGACAAAGTAGAAGCGATGGTTGTTGCCTTGTTAGAGTGGGAAACCATTGATGCAGATCAAGTCAATGACATCATGGCGGGTAATCCTCCTCGTCCGCCAAAAGTTGCGGATCCAGTAAATACGTCAGGTGGTGACAGTAATTCTCCAACACCTAGCCAAGGTGGTGCACCTGCAACTGTTGTTTGA
- the pstB gene encoding phosphate ABC transporter ATP-binding protein PstB, with product MTLDTNNLKNAIEVRNLDFFYGKFKGLKSINLNIAENKVTAFIGPSGCGKSTLLRTFNRMYDLYPGQRAEGEINLYGENILDKERDLNLLRSKVGMIFQKPTPFPMSIYDNIAFGVKLYENLNKADMDERVEWALNKAALWNEVKEKLNQSGLSLSGGQQQRLCIARGVAVKPSVLLLDEPTSALDPISTGKVEELVHELKNDYTVAIVTHNMQQAARVSDFTAFMYLGELIEFNETKQIFLKPDRKETEDYITGRFG from the coding sequence ATGACGCTAGATACAAATAACTTGAAAAACGCTATTGAAGTTCGTAACTTGGATTTCTTTTATGGAAAATTTAAGGGTCTGAAAAGTATTAATTTAAACATTGCAGAAAATAAAGTTACTGCGTTCATTGGGCCATCAGGTTGTGGTAAATCTACCTTATTGCGTACATTTAACCGTATGTACGACTTATATCCAGGACAGCGTGCTGAAGGTGAAATTAATTTATACGGTGAAAACATTCTAGATAAAGAGCGTGATCTCAATTTATTACGTTCTAAAGTTGGTATGATTTTCCAAAAGCCTACGCCGTTCCCAATGTCAATTTATGACAATATTGCCTTTGGCGTAAAGTTGTATGAAAACCTCAACAAAGCAGATATGGATGAGCGTGTCGAGTGGGCTTTAAACAAAGCAGCTTTATGGAATGAAGTTAAAGAAAAGCTGAACCAAAGTGGTTTGTCTTTATCTGGCGGTCAACAACAACGTTTGTGCATTGCAAGGGGAGTTGCCGTGAAGCCTTCAGTGTTGTTACTTGACGAACCAACCTCAGCTCTTGACCCAATTTCAACTGGTAAAGTAGAAGAGTTGGTTCATGAATTAAAAAATGACTATACAGTTGCTATCGTTACGCATAACATGCAACAAGCTGCTCGTGTTTCTGACTTTACAGCGTTTATGTACCTTGGCGAATTAATTGAATTTAATGAAACTAAACAAATTTTCTTAAAGCCAGATCGTAAAGAAACAGAAGATTACATTACTGGTCGTTTTGGTTAA
- a CDS encoding YhbY family RNA-binding protein, producing MTILELDSTTRADLRSKAHSISPTVMIGADGLTPGVLKEAELALGSHELIKIRVLGDDRELRLEIYETICNKLHAAKVQHIGKLLVIYRPNLTSNASQSTRKSTRNEDGFGSPRTVMVKKFTRNPQKRPKAIATKVLGNERVAAGGQIKRVKPRQKSVKKKQLS from the coding sequence ATGACTATTTTAGAACTTGATTCAACTACAAGAGCAGATTTACGCTCAAAAGCACATAGTATTTCACCGACTGTGATGATCGGCGCTGATGGTTTAACACCAGGCGTTTTAAAAGAAGCTGAATTAGCACTTGGCTCCCACGAACTTATTAAAATTAGAGTTCTCGGTGACGACAGGGAGCTTAGGCTAGAAATCTATGAAACGATCTGCAATAAGCTACATGCCGCTAAGGTACAACATATCGGTAAACTTTTGGTGATCTATCGCCCTAATCTGACTTCGAATGCATCTCAATCTACCCGAAAATCCACTCGAAATGAAGATGGCTTTGGTAGCCCTAGAACTGTGATGGTAAAAAAGTTTACGCGCAATCCTCAAAAAAGACCTAAAGCAATTGCAACCAAAGTTTTAGGTAATGAACGCGTTGCAGCAGGTGGTCAAATTAAGCGCGTTAAACCTAGACAAAAGAGCGTCAAGAAAAAACAACTTTCTTAG